From the genome of Mucilaginibacter paludis DSM 18603:
TGCCCCAGCTATCGGGTGTGGCGGCCTCAAAAAAAGCTTGTTTAACAGGTGCATAAGTATCTGTAGCTTCGGTTTGTATAGCCGACGCGCCCGACCAATCGGTTGAGAATCCGTTAGGCTCAATTAGGGTAATGTTGATGCCGAAGCCCTTCACCTCTTGCGACAACGTTTCGCTTAAACCCTCAACCGCAAATTTCGAAGCGTTGTAAAGCCCAAGCACCGGTAAGGTAGCCAGCCCCAGGAAACTGGATAGCTGAATAATGTGTCCGCTTTTTTGTGCCCTCATCAGTGGTAATACAGCCTGTGTCATCCACAGTAAGCCAAAAAAGTTAGTTTCCATCTGGTCGCGGGCCTGTTGCTCTGTGGTTTCTTCAATAGCGCCAAATAAACCGTAACCTGCGTTATTAATCAGGACATCAATTCGACCAAAGTGCGCGTTCACTTTTTCAACCACTTTAAAGCACTGCTCGCGGCTGTTTACATCTAACTGAACCGGTAAAATAGCGTTGCCATACTTCGATACCAGGTCGTTCAGGTCATCCAGGTTTCTGGCGCTTGCAGCTACGTGATCGCCGCGTTTCAAAAAGGCCTCGGCCCATAGCTTCCCAAAGCCGCGTGAGGCTCCGGTTATAAAAATTACTTTTGACATGATTGTTTTTCTTAATTATTTATAACACAAAGCTATGTCCCCTGCCCCTGGAAAATTTATACAAATGGGGGATTGTATAACACAGATTTACGTGAAACACGCCATGGCGCTGTGGCATTAAAATGGTGGCAGTTGCGTAGGTGGTTGTACAAGTGCTGACATGAAGCGGAATGTGTCCGTTTGCCTTACTCAAGACACACATTTGGGTATTGAAATAGAATTTAAGCTTCCAGCAATTGTATCCATCTGTTAAACCGTGGGCATTTATTCCGGATATTTTGCAGGCCAATTGACTGAGAGATGATAGCGGCGTAAACTACTTTGTTATAGCCAATAATTAATCTGTTGAGACGATAAGATGGAGCGTTATCAGGAGTATCGTTGATCAATTCGGGGTTTGGAAACTGGTTGAGCGTGTTAATGAGTTCCGATTTATCACTAAATTCATCGGCCCCTAAATTATCCTCAAACGCTTGTATATTATTAAAAAGCAGACATTCAAATTCATGCAGTTGAATATATGGGATAAAACGGCTCTGCAAGGGGGGCGAAATGGCTTGCAGCATTGAATTTTCCAGATGAGTAATTCTACTGTATTTATCTGATATCTCCAATGATCCATCCCAATCAGGAAACTGATGTTTCGGCTGGATCCCATAATAATCAATCAATGTTGTAACTATCGCTTCCTGATCCTGTTTTAAATGATTCTCAAGTTCCCTTTTCAAAGCCTGCCATGGAACTATGCCACCTTTCGACTTTTTTATCAATGGCGTATGCAAAAATATTCCAATTGGATTAAAATAAGCTTGAAGAACATCTTTGCAAAATTCTTTTTCAGTTGGCCCTTCACAAACTATAATAATTCTTCTCACTGAGGCTGGCCCCCCTCTATTACATTTCTTTCCCATAGGTCGCCTACAGCGTACTCGTCCAGCCACAATTCCAATTCTTCTTTTTTTAGCCTTGTAAATTTACTTTCTCCGTTTATTTGGTCCACGGTAAGCACCTGCTCCGGCTCAAAATGATTGACCAGATCGGACGATTGGGTGGCAATAATTACTTGTGTGCCTTTTGCAGCCGCGCTTTTAATCATACCCGACAGTTTCGCTATCGCATAGGGATGAAGCCCCAACTCCGGTTCATCAATAATGATGTTGCCAGGTAAGGCTGGCTGCATAAACAGTGTTGTTAAAGCAATAAACCTAATCGTCCCGTCGGATAAATCACTTGCCCCATAAACTGTCGACGAGTATTTATCCCGCCATTGTAATTTCAAATACCCTTCAGTATTGGGTTGGAAATAAAAGTCAGAAAAATAGGGCGCTATGCTTTTAATCGTCTTAATGATGCGGTTATAAACTATAGGGTAACGGTTTTGTATTCCATACATAAAAGCGGCCAAATTTTCGCCTCTTTCGTACAGGTAGTAACTATCGTTTCCAATGTGGCTGGTATTATTGAACGGCGAATTTTTGCCTGTATCATGGAAATGATATTTCTTTAAGCCATCCAGCTGTTTTCTAATTATTTCTCCTCTATTCCAAGGGGTAAGCTTAATCTGCGCTTCGGATTTATGATCGTCAATATTTAACTCTTCACCTTTGTTCCACAAACCTTCCCGTGTAAATATCAATGAATCTTCGCCGCGTTGGGCCCGAAACGAATATCCATCCGCCTGGTTATTGAAAGATATATGTACAGCAATTTCATTTGTGGTTTTAGCTCCCTGGTGAAGCATTTTTTCTATACCACCGTTTAAAGCTACATACGTTTTTAAGGTTTGATGATAAGCCTGGTTTAAAAACTCAAAGAAAGACAAGAAATTACTTTTACCTGCACCATTGCCACCTATTAAAATGTTAATGGGTAAAAGCTTAACGTTTACGTCTTTAATGGATTTGAAGCCTCGTATGTTGATGTAATCCATAGCACAAATTTAACAATAAAAAAATACGATTAAGCCTGGTATTTTTTATTAAAAAAAGCGAGCCGAATTACCCGAACGGCAAATTAGCAAGAGATATTATAATTTATTAGGCACTCCTTCTATGGCAAACACAGGCTCCCAAGCATCCACATAAGCCGGTGCAGCCCTGCGGTTTGCGCCCTTAACCCTTAGCCATCGCTATCTTTTTACACAGCAAATGCCCAGCCAAAGCAATGCATGATAATAATAAACCGATAATACATACCCCCGGCCATTTGTACGCTGCCCAAAAATGACTGGCAAGATAGGTACCTATAGCGCCCCCAATAAAATACGTTACCATGTAAACCGTGTTAAGGCGGTTGCGTGCCTCGGGATGCAGCGCCAATACCGTGGTTTGGTTGGATATATGGGTGCCCTGCACACCCATATCGAGCAATATAACCCCGATAACCAAACCCACCAGGCTTGAGCCCGAAAAGTAAAATACCACGTAAGCCAAAATAACTGCTGCAATGGTAGCTGTGGTAACATAATAAGGGTCGGTTTTATCGCTCACCCGGCCCATTAACGATGCCCCAAGCGCGCCCGCCACACCTACCAAACCAAACAAGCCTGCGGTTTGGCTGCCGGTATTAAACTGGGGTTCTTTGAGCAAAAAGGTAAGAGTGGTCCAAAAGGCGCCGAAACAGGCAAATACAAAGGCGCCGCGAAAGGCGGCCAGCCGCAGTTTAGGTTCGTTTTTAAACAAATCAACCATCGAGCGCATCAGCGAGCCGTAGTTGCCGCTGTATTCAGGTTCAACCTCGGGCAAAAGTAAAAACAGGAATATCCAGGTCACCAGCATCAGCGCGGCGGCAATTAAAAACATGGCACGCCAGCCAAAATGTTCGCCAATAAAGCCGCTCAGCGTTCTGGATAACAGAATGCCAATGAGCAAACCGCTCATTACCTGGCCCACTACCTTGCCGCGGGTATTAGGCGTTGCCAAATGAGCCGCCATAGGCACCAGCAGCTGCGGTATCATGGATGAGGCACCTATAAAAAAACTGGCTTCAATTAATATGTTGATGTTGGGCGCAAAACCGGCTGCCACTAACGAGATCAGGATAAAAGCAAAATCAATCATCATTAAACGTTTGCGCTTCATCCTATCGGCCAGGGGGGCCAAAAATAACATACCGGCTGCATACCCCATCTGCGTAAGCATGGATATCAGCCCGGCTTTATCTTCGCTAACGTTAAATGTTTTAGAAATTTCGCTCAGCAGCGGCTGGTTG
Proteins encoded in this window:
- a CDS encoding SDR family NAD(P)-dependent oxidoreductase, with translation MSKVIFITGASRGFGKLWAEAFLKRGDHVAASARNLDDLNDLVSKYGNAILPVQLDVNSREQCFKVVEKVNAHFGRIDVLINNAGYGLFGAIEETTEQQARDQMETNFFGLLWMTQAVLPLMRAQKSGHIIQLSSFLGLATLPVLGLYNASKFAVEGLSETLSQEVKGFGINITLIEPNGFSTDWSGASAIQTEATDTYAPVKQAFFEAATPDSWGKPEATVDAVLKVVDSANPPLRLLLGKIAYPALKETYQQRLALWEEWKDVSADAHGH
- a CDS encoding MFS transporter, producing the protein MRNLLWFFVPIMPTTNTNHPQLTPLTLWVITIATGLIVANLYYNQPLLSEISKTFNVSEDKAGLISMLTQMGYAAGMLFLAPLADRMKRKRLMMIDFAFILISLVAAGFAPNINILIEASFFIGASSMIPQLLVPMAAHLATPNTRGKVVGQVMSGLLIGILLSRTLSGFIGEHFGWRAMFLIAAALMLVTWIFLFLLLPEVEPEYSGNYGSLMRSMVDLFKNEPKLRLAAFRGAFVFACFGAFWTTLTFLLKEPQFNTGSQTAGLFGLVGVAGALGASLMGRVSDKTDPYYVTTATIAAVILAYVVFYFSGSSLVGLVIGVILLDMGVQGTHISNQTTVLALHPEARNRLNTVYMVTYFIGGAIGTYLASHFWAAYKWPGVCIIGLLLSCIALAGHLLCKKIAMAKG
- a CDS encoding AAA family ATPase gives rise to the protein MDYINIRGFKSIKDVNVKLLPINILIGGNGAGKSNFLSFFEFLNQAYHQTLKTYVALNGGIEKMLHQGAKTTNEIAVHISFNNQADGYSFRAQRGEDSLIFTREGLWNKGEELNIDDHKSEAQIKLTPWNRGEIIRKQLDGLKKYHFHDTGKNSPFNNTSHIGNDSYYLYERGENLAAFMYGIQNRYPIVYNRIIKTIKSIAPYFSDFYFQPNTEGYLKLQWRDKYSSTVYGASDLSDGTIRFIALTTLFMQPALPGNIIIDEPELGLHPYAIAKLSGMIKSAAAKGTQVIIATQSSDLVNHFEPEQVLTVDQINGESKFTRLKKEELELWLDEYAVGDLWERNVIEGGQPQ
- a CDS encoding DUF4276 family protein — encoded protein: MGKKCNRGGPASVRRIIIVCEGPTEKEFCKDVLQAYFNPIGIFLHTPLIKKSKGGIVPWQALKRELENHLKQDQEAIVTTLIDYYGIQPKHQFPDWDGSLEISDKYSRITHLENSMLQAISPPLQSRFIPYIQLHEFECLLFNNIQAFEDNLGADEFSDKSELINTLNQFPNPELINDTPDNAPSYRLNRLIIGYNKVVYAAIISQSIGLQNIRNKCPRFNRWIQLLEA